In Myxococcales bacterium, the sequence GCCTTCTTGGCTATCAATTGCGGCGCGGTGACAGAGACGCTCCTCGAGAGCGAGCTCTTCGGGCACGTGCGCGGCGCGTTCACCGGCGCCACCCACGATCGCATCGGGCTCTTCGAGGCGGCTCATGGCGGCACTCTTCTGCTCGACGAGATCGGCGAGATCTCGCCGGGCATGCAGGTGAAGCTCCTGCGGGCCTTGCAGGAGCGGGAGGTTCGTCGCGTCGGCGACACGAAGACCAAGAACGTCGACGTGCGCGTCCTCGCGGCCACCAACAAGAACCTCGGTGCCGAGGTGGCGGCGGGGCGCTTTCGCGAAGACCTCTACTACCGGCTGCGCGTCATCGAGCTGGCGATTCCACCGCTAAGGGCGCGCGCCGACGACATCCTCCCTTTGGCGCGCGCCATTCTTGCGCGTACGTCGCGACGACTCGATCGCAAGCTCGTGGGATTTTCGCCGAAGGCTGCCGAGCGGCTCCTCGGCCACCGTTGGCCAGGCAACGTGCGCGAGCTCGAAAACGTCATCGAGCGCGCCGTCGTCCTCTGCGATAGCCCGACCGTCGACGTGGAGCAGTTGCCGCCGGAGCTCTTGGGCCAGCCCGCGCCCGCGGTCGCTACGCCCGGCGCCACGGTGCCGCTCGACGAGGTGGAGCGGCGTTACATCCTCGCGGTGCTCGATGGGAACGCGGGCAATCGAACGAAGACGGCGGCGGAGCTGGGCATCGGGCAGGCCACGCTCTACCGCAAGCTCAAGGAGTACGGCGTCACCGAGGGTCGCGTGGACGCCTCCCGCTCCTGAGCGTCCGACCCGTGGCCGACATGTAGGTGGGGCCCGTTCGCGGGCGCGTCGTGAGCAGGGGCGATCGGGTCGTTCATGGTTTGGCGGACCTCGAACTTTCCGTTGCAGGGGATCGGCGTCGCCGGCCGGTGACGCTCGCCGCCGCTGGCGGAACGGTGCAAGTCCCGGTCACCACGAGCGTTCCTCACAGGTTGGAGCCGCCCGCCGCCACGTGGGCGCAACGTCGGGGCCTGGTCCCCGGCTTGCACCATGGGGGTCATGCTCCGCTCGCTCCTCCTGGTCTCCCTCGCCGGCGCGCTCCTTTGGGGTTGTTCGGACCACGCTGGCGACCTGGACGCCGCTCGCAACAAGCAGGCGCCCAAGCGGCCCGACGGAGGCGTCGAGGCGCCCGAGGTTACGCCCGGTGTCACGCCTGGCTCGACGCAGACGCCCCCGCCCGGTTCGGTGACGCCCGGCGGCGCTTGCGCTCCGCAGGCCGTGGCGCAACTCAGCGTGCCGCCGTGGCGGCCGCCGCGCGCCCTTCACGCGCAGCAATGCTCGGGCGCCGAGGCGACCAACCTCGTCAATTGCTACATTGGCCAGCAGCAGCAGGCGTGCGATGCGCAGGTCACGCTGCCTTGCCATCGGTGCGTCGTGTCGGACCCCACGCTGGACCAGACCTTTGGCCCCATCATCTTCGATCCGGCCCGGCCTCAAGACGTCGAGATCAACGTGGAGGGGTGCGTCGCGGCGCTCGCGGGCGATCCGTCGGCGGCGGGCTGCGGCCCCAAGCTTCAAGCCGCCAACGCGTGCCGCCAGCAGGCATGCCGCGCGTGCGAGGGACAGGCGGCGTACTCGCAATGCCTCTCCGCTGCGGCCACCGGCCCCTGCGCGCAGTACGAAACGCAAGCGCGGGCGTGCTCGGGGAATTTTCTCGCCAGCTGCCAACAAGGGCAAAACGCTGTGCAGGTTGCGCTGGCCTTGACCCAGCAGTTTTGCATGTGACCGCTCGTGCCGCCGCCGAAGGGGGCCGAGCGACCTTCATTTCCAGCTAGCGTCGGGGCGCCTTTCGATCAGAATGGTCCCTGCATGGTTCGCTTGTGCCTCGCGACGCTCGGGGTAGCGTCGGTCACTCTGGCGCTCGCTTGCTCCGTCGGCTTGCCCGATAACGCCGATGTTCCGGGGCGCCCCACGACCCCCACGAGCGCGACGGCTGATAGCTCCACGGCGCTTCCGCCGTCGGGCGATAGCGGCACTGGCGCAGTTCCGGGCACCGATGCCGCCACGCCGTTGCCGCCCGTTTGCCCGCCCAAGGTTGTCGGTTCGGTGCCGCCCGATTGGCATCCACCGCCGGCGATTCACAGGAACGCGTGTTCCGCCTCGCAAGCGACGACCTTGACCGAGTGTCTCTTCTCCACCGCCGTCCCGGTGGCAACCTGCGATCAGTTCTTCAACGCGGCCGGCAACGGCAACTGCATCTCGTGCGCCATCACGAGCTCCATCGCTCCCAACCACGGCGCCATCGTCGACGACGGAACGGGCTACTACGCCAACATATCCGGCTGCGTCGCGGCCTTGAGCGGTGACAGCAGCCAAGCGGGCTGCGGTGCCAAGACGGAAGTCTTCTACGACTGCCTCTACGCGGCCTGCCAGCACTGCATGAACCCCTTCGACTACGCCGCCTGTACCGACGCGGCGGCCCGTGGCACGTGCGCCGCCTACGCCGGCCCCGCCGACTGCAACAAGCCGTACCTCGACGCGTGCACGTCAGCGACCTCCCCGCTCGACGAAGCCTTCAAGTTGGTGAAGCTGTTCTGTCAGCCCTAGTGGGCGCCGCTGTGAGCGACGGTGCTGCGCACCGTTGCGCTGCTGCGCAGCGCGGGCTCGCGGCGCTTGGTCGAGGGAGCACCCCGTCGGGTATCGCGAGGCGCGTCGTTCCCGCTCCCTCGAGCTCCCACGAGGAATCGAGAAAGTGCGAGGGTGCCGTCGTGACGTCGCTCACAGTGGCGCCTTAACCAGAGAGCTGATCTGGGCAAAGTCGGCGTCGTCAACGGCGCCCTCGAAGGCGCAGCGAACGAGGCCGCGCGAGTCGACGAGCGCGTGCGCCGGAAGGCTTGTGCCGCGGGCGAGCCGAAGGCCGTCCAAGAAGGTGTCGCGCGTCGCGCCAGGCTTGAGCCAGAGCGCGCCCTTAAGCCCGAGCGCCGGCTGGTCTCCAAAGAAGCGCTCGAGTTGCCGCTCGTCGTCATCCAAGGAAATGAAGCGCACGCGCAGCGACGCGCCGAGCTTCTGCTCCCAGCCGCGCAGGCGCGGGATCTCCTCCTTGCAGGGGCCGCACCACGCCGCGAAGAAGTTGATCCACGTAAAGCGGCCGCCGGTCTCGAGCCTCGTATCGGGAGGCGTCGCTCCAGCGGCGGCGCGCGCGTCGAAGGCTACCTTGGGGAGCGCGCGGCCGGGCTTCGACCACTCGGCTTCGCAGAGCTTCCGTGGCGGCTTGGGCGGCGCCTTGGCCGGTGCGTGGGCGTTCGCGACGGCGCTGCTCGCGACGGGCGGCGCAGGCTTGCTCGTAGGCGAGGCGAAGACGACCTCCGCGCGGCCTTGCGGCGGCGAGGGCGCCTTCCCGTCGTCGCAAGCGAGGGCGCCCGCGCAGAGAACAAGAGCGGTCGCGGCGGTCCGCCGCGCCGATCGCACGGCGCGTCGCCGCGACTCTACAAGCGGCAATCGACCCATGAGACGAAGGCACTCCGGTTGATGGTGTCAGGGCCACACTTTGGCGCCTTTGCGCCCGCGCTTGCGCGGGAGCTGGGCCAGTCGCAGAACTCGGTGCCGAGCTGCGCGAACTCCTCGCCGAGCCAAAGGAGGCCGACCTGCTTGTCGAGCTCCGGGTCCTTCGTCTGCTCTTGCAGGTAGAAGTGGACCGAGTTGGCTCGCTTGTGGGAGAGGGCGCGGTTCTTGTCGGGGGGGCCTGACTGCGACGCGCGCGCGACGACGAAGAAGTAGCGGGCGCCGCGACGATCGAGCCATCGCTCCTCGAGGAGCTTCTTCCCTGCGGCGTCGAGATCGGCCGAACCCTCATCGAAGAGGACGACGGCGCCCCGCTCCTTGAGCGGCGAGAAGAGCGCGTTGAAGTCGCTGTCGGTGATGCTCGCGAAGGTCTTTACGTCGGCCGGTTGGCATCCGCGGCGCGCCTCGCCGCCCACAAGACCGCAAGCGTTGAGGACGCGCTGGAGCACCTGCTTGAAGGCCGGCGTGCAGTACTTCTCCTCCGACTCGTCGGCGATGGCGACGGAGCCTGCCGTAAGTGTCTGCGGCTTGCCGATGCGGTTCTCGGCGGCGCGGACCGTGGCGCGCACGAAGACGAGAGCCCCGAGGGTCAGAAGCGCCGTCGCTCCCACGCCGACGATGGCGGCGGCGCGTGGATGAGCGGGAGGGCGCCGCGTCGCGAAGCGCGACGGATCCGGCATCAGGTCGGTCGGCGGGCTCGGGCCCTGGTCCGAGCTCATCGAAGGACCTCCGGGGCGAGCTGCGTCAGCGTGTACCTTAGGCCCAAGTCCGTGTCCTCCTCGCAGATGCGCGTGTCGCCGAGGAACATCTGCGGCGTAGAGATGGGGATACGGTTTTTTGATGCAAAATGCAGGTGTTGGTTCAGCTTGACGGCCGTGCGCTTGTCGTCGACGCAGGCCACGAGTTCGGGGCCGAAGCGCGCCTCGACCTTCTTCTTGACGCTCGCGACGCCGGCGCGCCCGGCTTCGCGCAGCTCATCCTGATTCTGAAACGCCCACTCGAGCATGGCGCGTCCGTCGCCGGTGGCTTGCGCGCTGCACAGAATCGCGCGCGACAAGAGGCAAGCACCCGGGTGAAGCGAGCGATCGAGCATCCAGTTGCACTCGGTGTCGAGCGGGAAGAGCGCGAGCGTCACGTCGAGCTGCTCGAGGGCGCCCTCAATCTTGAGCCGGTCGTGAAAGCTTTTGCACGTGGGGCAGAGCGGATCTTCGAACAAGAGGACGGGGCGCGTCGCCCGTTCCGTCTTGAGCTTCAGGAGCGCGCCGTGGGACTCGGTCTTGGTCGTGAGCGTGCCGCAGGTCGTGAGCTTGGCCTTGTAGTCGGGGAGCGAGGCCGCATAGAGCATGGCGGGCGAGAGCGAACACAGCCCCAGCGTCGCGAGCCAGGCGAAGGGCAGGCCGACCGATTCTCTCGGGCCGAGCTGGCTCAAGTCGAGTCGCTGCGAGCCGTCGGTGGGGGCCGGCGGGAGCTTTGCGCGACGAAACATCGTGAGGGAGAGCACCGAGGCCACCGCGAGGACCGTCGACGCGACGTAGACGCCGACGCAAAGCTTGCAGAAGGTACCGAGCTTCGTCGCGGAGATGACGGCCATGAAGAGCGATGCGACAAGCGGCAGAAGTCCCGTGGTGCCCAGAAAGAGCCAGGCGAAGCGTTTCGCTCGTTCGCGGGCGAGGCTTAGGTAAAGGCCGAAGCCAGCGAAGAACGAGAAGGTCCCGACGGCGAACAGCGAGATGGGGATTCCGCCCCAATAGGCCGAGCGGAAGAGGGCCGAGTAGGGGCTGAAGAGCGCAGCCTTGCAGGCGTTGTCCGCGTCTTCCGAGATGGGTGCGCCGGGGACAAAGCTGCAGTGGACGGCGTGCACCTGGCGATCGAGGTGAACCGCGTAGTCGTACGTGGAGTAGAGCGCGAAGACGAGCCCGAGGAGGGCCGCGGCCGTCGCCACAGGACCGACAGCCCGAGCGAAGCGTGCGTGTGAGGGGCCTTGGGAAGACGTCATCGGCGTTGGTGGAGGCGGAGGCCAAACGCACCGCTACGAGAGGGTGCCCCGAATCGGAAGCGCCCGTCAAACGCGTTGGGCCAACGCTACCCGGCCCCCCAGCGAGGCGCGAACCGACCGAAGAGCGGCGCAAACCTCGCCTTGGTGCGTGCAGCGCTTGAGATACCCTGCCGTTGGCCCTACCCGCGACACCTCATGCCCATCTGGCGAATCGTCACCTTCCTATCGGTCGTCCTCGGGCTGACCTTCGGCCTCCACTACTTCCTGTGGGCGCGGCTTGTGCGCGACACGGGGATGTCGGCGCCCTACGGCCGCGCCCTGACCGCGCTGATTGCGCTGCTCGGCGTGTCATTGCCCCTCGGCTTCGTCTTGATGCGTGGCCCTCGCTCCGTCTCGGGTCCCGTCTCGTGGATCACCTTCACGTGGATGGGCCTCGTCTTCCTCTTGTTCGTCTCGCTGCTCTTGGGCGACGTCGTGCAGTTCGCCCTCAAGGTGTTTCGCCAGGGCGCTATCGACGGAGGCCGGCGAGAAGTGCTGGCGCGAACGGTCGGCGGCGCCGCGGCCGCGCTGGCCTTCGTCGCCGGAAGCGTGGGCGTCGCCAACGCGCTCGCCGAGGTCCGGGAGCGCCGCGTCGCCGTGCGACTCAAGAAGCTGCCGGCTCATCTGTCGGGGTATCGCGTCGTGCAGCTCACCGACGTTCACGTCGGACCGACCATCGGCCGAGCCTTCGTCGAAGAGCTCGTCCGCCGCGTGAACGCGCTCAACCCCGACCTGGTGGCCATCACCGGCGACCTCGTCGACGGCTCCGTCGCTGAGCTGGCCCACCACGTGGAACCGTTGTCGCGGCTCCGCGCTAAGGACGGGGTCTTCTTCGTGACCGGCAACCACGAATACTACTCGGGCGCCGACGAATGGATCGCCCACCTCGGGTCGATCGGCATTCGCGTGCTGCGTAACGAACGTGTCGCGATCCGTGGTGCGGAGGGGTTTGACCTCGCCGGCGTCGACGACGTCCACGCGAGCCAGTTCGGCGGCGATCACGGCATGGACGTGAGGCGCGCGCTCGCCGGTCGTGATGAAGCGCGTGCCTGCGTCCTCTTGGCGCACCAGCCGAAGGCCATCGAAGCGGCGGCCCAACTAGGTGCCTGCCTCCAGCTCTCGGGACACACCCACGCGGGGCAGATCTTTCCCTTCACGTACCTCGTGAAGCTCGACCAGCCGTACGTCCGGGGCCTTCATCGCCACGCCGCCACCACGCAGATCTACGTGAGCGAAGGCACCGGCTATTGGGGACCGCCGATGCGCCTCGGGACGTGGGCCGAGATCACCTGCCTCGAGCTCTCGCGCGACGCGTGATGAGCGGCCTCGCTCGCGGCGGCTCGCGGCCCGAAGAGGTAGACGAGCGCGGAGCCGACGAGGAACGCGCCGCCGACGACTAGCGCCACGTCCGCGACCTGCATGCGATCGCGCACCGCGTCGGTGTCGGCCTTCGTACAGGCGCCGGCGCACTCGCGCTCGAGCCGCCGGTAGTCGGCCGACGCCCCGAGGCCCAGGGCTACGAAGCCGCCCAGCGAGAGAACACCGACGCCGCCCAAGGTGGCCGCGGCGATCTTCGTCCCGGTGCTCGCTTGGCCGTCGTGCGCCGCAGGGCGCAGCGCCTGCGGCAGCACTCGCGGTGGTGGAGGAGAGGCCGGCGCAACTGTCTTGGCGAGGCGCACTTCAACGACGCGCCCCTTGATGCGCTCTTCGACGACGATGGCTCGCTCGACGTCGTCGAAGCCCTCGGCCCGGATACGGACTCGGTGCGGTCCGGGGTCGAGGGTGGTGGCCCGCCCGTCGAGCGGCGCGAAGGGACCGTCGTCGAGGCTCGCCGTGGCGCCCACCACGTCGCCCGTGGCTGCCGTGACGCGGACGACGATGCTTGGCGTGAGGGCGTCGAGCTCCTTGGCGCCGGCGTCACAATCGGCTCGAAGGACGGCGGGGCACTCGGCCGCCACGCAGACCCTCATGAGCTCGCTGGCCGAGCGGAGGCGCCCTTGCCGTTGCTCGATCTGGGCGCGTTCGAAGGCCGTGGCGCATCGCTCCTTCGCGTCGCCGCCCTTGTCGGCCGCGGCGACGGAGGTCGCGAGCGACATCGCGACGAAGAGAGCTGGCGCGGCGAACCTCACAAGCATTCCCTCTTGTAGCGCTTTACGCCGTCGACGAACTCGTAGGGTGGCACGCAATTCGGGCTCGGGGCGACGCGCTCCGGCTTTCGCGCGGCGGCCTTACCGGCGTCGACCGTCAGGGTGGCGGAGGGCACGGGCTCGGTACGGACGGGCGCCGTCTCTTGCGACGAGCCGCGGGGCGCCACGGCCTCCGCTGACGAAGACGGCAGCTCTCGCGGCGCCAACGGCGCGCCTGCCGCGGTCGCTCTCGCGGGTCCAGGCCCATCACCGCGCGCGATGAGGGAGACGGCAAACGCGCCCACGGCGAGGCTCGAGATCGCGCCGAGCAGAGCCCAAGCGGCACGGCGCCGTGTGGCGACAGGGGCGGGCGTCGAGAGTCGTTCGGTGTCGGCGAACTGGCCGCGATCGGTCGCAAGGCCGGGCAGCGGGCTTGCCTCGCTAGGCGTAGGCGGGAGCGACGGCCTTTGCATCACGGTAGGCGTGGCCGACTGGCGCAGGAACGCCTCAATGCGATCGAGCTTCGAGCCCGACAGCGAGAGCACCCAATCGGCCACCTTGGCGCGGCTCGCGCGGGGCATGGGGGCGAGCCGATCGAGCGCGGCACGCGCCGTGGCGGGGCGCTGCGTGGGCGCGACAGCGACGAGGTCGCGGACCAGCTCGTCGAGCCCTTCCGGAAGGTCGTCGCGGAACGTAGCGAGGCTCGGTGCGGCGGTTTTTTGCGTGTAGGCGCGCACCTGCTCGTGCATGCCCTCGTACAAGCGTCGCCCGGCGAGCGTCTCCCATAGAACGACGCCCATGGCCCAAAGGTCGGTCGCCGCACTGACTCGGTCGCCACCGAGTTGCTCCGGGGAGAGGTACCCCGGCTTGCCGACCATCGCGCCGCTTTCCGTGGCTTGAAGGCGGTCCTTGACCTTCGCGATGCCGAAGTCGGTCAAGTAGGCGGAGCCGCGCGCGCTCACCAGGATGTTGTGCGGTGAGATGTCCCGGTGGACGAGATTGAGCGCGTTGCCCTGGTGATCGGTGGCCGCATGCGCCGCGTCGAGCCCCTCAAGCGCGTCGTGGACGATGGCGAGTGCGATGTCGAGAGCGACCGGTTCGCTCCGCCGCTCGGTCTCCCGGAGCAGGCTCGAGAGTGCGTCACCGTGCACGTATTCGAGCACCAAGTAAACCCAGCGACCGCCGCCGCCGCTGTCATCGACGTGCTCCGAGACGGCGTCCAAGACGGGGACGATGTTCGGGTGAACAAGGAGCGCCGCCACCCGCGCTTCCGTCAGGAACCGGTCCACCGTGTCGACGTCGTGGGCGAGGTGCGGGTGCAGTACCTTGATGGCGCACGTTCGAGAGAATCCGTGCTCCGCTGACACATGTGCAAGATACACGCTGCCCATGCCGCCCGCGGCGAGGGGGCAGACGATGCGGTACTTGCCCAGGACGTCGGGCGGTTCGCGGTGCGGCAGCATGTGCCCTCGGGCAGTGTATCCTGACGGCTCCTCATGAGGAGGTTTCCGCCCAAACGTGCCGGCGCCACCGTTGGCCGCGCACTCCCGCCGCTCGCGTTCTTGGCGGCCGCCGCGGCGCCGCTGCTCGGCGCCTGCTTGTGGGTCTACGATCCCGGCTCGCTTGTGGGCGTCGCTGACGCCGCCGCCCCGCGCGACGCGGAGGCTGGCCCGTCGACCTTCTGTTACTTGGAGAGGCCGACGCCTGACTTTTGCGACGACTTCGAAGGCCAGGGCAACGAGACCCCCGACGGAGGTGCGCCGGCGCTGCCGCGCTGGAACGGCGGCGGCCTCGCCAACAAGCTCGTGGACTCGCCCGAGAACCGCATCGCCGTCCTCGTGGATGAGGTGGGGCGCAGCCGCGCGCTCGCCGTTGACGTCGTCGCCAACGACGAGAACGCATCGCTCGCGTTTGTGTCCCACGAGGTGAAGCCGCCCGACGAACGCGTCCCGCGCGGCGCCAAGCTGAAGGCGCGGTTTCGCGTGAAGGATGTTCGCTACGCGGACGTCGACGCGGCGGCCGCCGACAAGTACCTCTACGCGCTCGGCTTCGGCGACGCCCAGCAAAGCGAGGGCGTCGCCCTCATGATCAACGAGGAGCTCCCCAAGCTTCGAGTGACGCTCCAGCAGCGCCTCGTGACGACGAGCAAGGGGCGCATCGAGCTCGTGCGCCTCCAGGACACGGACCGCGCCGGCCTTGCGAGCGACCTTCAACCCATCGAGCTGATCGTTGCGCCGACGTCAGTGCTCACGGCGCTGGGCGAGACTTGTGCGCTCGTCGACTTCGATGACAAGCCCGTCGATCCGGCGGCGTTGGCCCAGCCGCGCGATGCGTTGCGGCTGTTCGTGCGCTTCCCCGGGCTCGTGCGTTGCGTCGCGCTGCAGAACGAGTTCGCGCTTGGCGCTTGGCTCAAGCGCGTGCAGGTCGTCGTTGGTGCTGCGGTGGGCGGGCCCGGCAGCGCGGCGGCGCGCTTCGACGACGTTGCCGTGACGCTTCTCTACTAACCCGCGCGTCGAGAGCGCGGGCCGTCGTCCCGTGCACCCAGACCGGCTACAAACGCGCCGCCGCGGGCGCAAGGCGGGCGGCGCACACGGGGCACTCCAAGTGCCGAGGCGTCACGAGCTTCCGGCATGACCAGCACAGCGCGCCCACAAAGTGAGTGGCGCTGTCGGCCGAAACGGGGCGCCGCTGTGAGCTCTCCATAGAGTCGGGCTCGAGCGGCGGCACGATGACGAAGCGGGGACGGGCCATCCTCGGAACTACGCCGGCGCGATGCCGCTGGTTCCATTCCCCCGCACCGCAATTTG encodes:
- a CDS encoding metallophosphoesterase, with amino-acid sequence MPIWRIVTFLSVVLGLTFGLHYFLWARLVRDTGMSAPYGRALTALIALLGVSLPLGFVLMRGPRSVSGPVSWITFTWMGLVFLLFVSLLLGDVVQFALKVFRQGAIDGGRREVLARTVGGAAAALAFVAGSVGVANALAEVRERRVAVRLKKLPAHLSGYRVVQLTDVHVGPTIGRAFVEELVRRVNALNPDLVAITGDLVDGSVAELAHHVEPLSRLRAKDGVFFVTGNHEYYSGADEWIAHLGSIGIRVLRNERVAIRGAEGFDLAGVDDVHASQFGGDHGMDVRRALAGRDEARACVLLAHQPKAIEAAAQLGACLQLSGHTHAGQIFPFTYLVKLDQPYVRGLHRHAATTQIYVSEGTGYWGPPMRLGTWAEITCLELSRDA
- a CDS encoding carboxypeptidase regulatory-like domain-containing protein, translated to MRFAAPALFVAMSLATSVAAADKGGDAKERCATAFERAQIEQRQGRLRSASELMRVCVAAECPAVLRADCDAGAKELDALTPSIVVRVTAATGDVVGATASLDDGPFAPLDGRATTLDPGPHRVRIRAEGFDDVERAIVVEERIKGRVVEVRLAKTVAPASPPPPRVLPQALRPAAHDGQASTGTKIAAATLGGVGVLSLGGFVALGLGASADYRRLERECAGACTKADTDAVRDRMQVADVALVVGGAFLVGSALVYLFGPRAAASEAAHHASRESSRQVISAHVPRRIGGPQ
- a CDS encoding TlpA family protein disulfide reductase; this translates as MRSARRTAATALVLCAGALACDDGKAPSPPQGRAEVVFASPTSKPAPPVASSAVANAHAPAKAPPKPPRKLCEAEWSKPGRALPKVAFDARAAAGATPPDTRLETGGRFTWINFFAAWCGPCKEEIPRLRGWEQKLGASLRVRFISLDDDERQLERFFGDQPALGLKGALWLKPGATRDTFLDGLRLARGTSLPAHALVDSRGLVRCAFEGAVDDADFAQISSLVKAPL
- a CDS encoding protein kinase; this encodes MLPHREPPDVLGKYRIVCPLAAGGMGSVYLAHVSAEHGFSRTCAIKVLHPHLAHDVDTVDRFLTEARVAALLVHPNIVPVLDAVSEHVDDSGGGGRWVYLVLEYVHGDALSSLLRETERRSEPVALDIALAIVHDALEGLDAAHAATDHQGNALNLVHRDISPHNILVSARGSAYLTDFGIAKVKDRLQATESGAMVGKPGYLSPEQLGGDRVSAATDLWAMGVVLWETLAGRRLYEGMHEQVRAYTQKTAAPSLATFRDDLPEGLDELVRDLVAVAPTQRPATARAALDRLAPMPRASRAKVADWVLSLSGSKLDRIEAFLRQSATPTVMQRPSLPPTPSEASPLPGLATDRGQFADTERLSTPAPVATRRRAAWALLGAISSLAVGAFAVSLIARGDGPGPARATAAGAPLAPRELPSSSAEAVAPRGSSQETAPVRTEPVPSATLTVDAGKAAARKPERVAPSPNCVPPYEFVDGVKRYKRECL